The following proteins are encoded in a genomic region of Bernardetia sp. MNP-M8:
- a CDS encoding IS4 family transposase: MAKAKYASSGKVTKLVTVLSSHLTEFHFARVQFIGLFVIAVIKVGLGGLIQIATAFERNVECSSSLRRIERFLNHYSLDFKAITRLIVSLQGIDKWKDIVLCLDRSNWKVGKKNINILLLSAAYKNVSVPLIWSVFPKKGNSSTEERIELIERFLSIFPNLSISSIVADREFVGQKWFTYLSGKNFDFVMRLKSNFKATRKGKTKSIAAWCRGLAISETYHLEGVFIVNGVEVYLSVSRTQKGYIYLASPVFLENAFEIYKQRWEIETLFKALKTQGFKLENTKLTEPEKIAKLLALCSIAFVWCYKVGEWKHKKMKIRVCSNGYNEYSFFRYGLLEIKKILNNPMSKETKFNQKIKVLSME, encoded by the coding sequence ATGGCAAAAGCAAAGTATGCTTCTAGTGGCAAAGTTACAAAATTAGTTACTGTTTTATCTTCTCATTTAACAGAGTTTCATTTTGCACGAGTTCAATTTATAGGTCTTTTTGTAATAGCTGTTATAAAAGTAGGCTTAGGAGGATTGATTCAAATTGCTACAGCTTTTGAACGGAATGTAGAGTGCAGCTCCTCTTTACGTCGTATTGAACGCTTTTTAAATCACTATAGCCTTGATTTTAAGGCAATTACTCGTTTAATTGTTTCTTTACAAGGTATTGATAAGTGGAAGGATATTGTTTTATGTCTTGACCGTTCCAATTGGAAAGTGGGGAAAAAAAATATAAATATTTTGTTACTTTCAGCAGCTTATAAGAATGTTTCAGTGCCTCTTATTTGGTCTGTTTTTCCAAAAAAAGGAAACTCTTCTACTGAAGAACGCATCGAATTAATAGAACGTTTTTTATCTATTTTTCCTAACCTATCTATTTCTTCTATTGTAGCAGATAGAGAGTTTGTAGGTCAAAAATGGTTTACTTATTTATCAGGAAAAAACTTTGATTTTGTAATGCGACTAAAGTCTAATTTTAAAGCGACTAGAAAAGGTAAAACAAAGTCAATTGCAGCATGGTGTAGAGGACTGGCTATTTCAGAAACGTATCATTTAGAGGGTGTTTTTATAGTCAATGGTGTAGAAGTATATTTATCTGTAAGTAGAACACAAAAAGGATATATTTATCTGGCTTCACCTGTTTTTTTAGAAAACGCTTTTGAAATTTATAAACAACGTTGGGAAATAGAGACGCTGTTTAAAGCACTAAAAACACAAGGTTTTAAGCTAGAAAATACAAAATTGACAGAACCAGAGAAAATAGCTAAATTACTTGCTCTTTGTTCTATTGCATTTGTTTGGTGTTACAAAGTAGGGGAGTGGAAACATAAAAAAATGAAAATAAGAGTCTGTTCAAATGGATATAATGAATACTCTTTTTTCCGATATGGATTACTAGAAATCAAAAAAATACTCAATAATCCAATGAGTAAAGAAACTAAATTCAATCAGAAAATTAAAGTTTTGTCAATGGAGTGA
- the trpA gene encoding tryptophan synthase subunit alpha: protein MLKTDITTTTTNRIDSLFQKKTNGVLTIYFTAGFPKLEDTRRILVELSDAGTDLIEIGMPFSDPIADGETIQYSNKIALDNGMSIKKMFEQLEGIRNENGKIKETPIVLMGYLNPVLQFGIEEFCKKCQEIGIDGLILPDLPLFEYELTYKAVFEKYGLHTIFLITPQTSEERIKKIDELSNGFVYMVSSNSTTGNTTEKSAEVSEKQSDYFKKIKSLQLKNPTQIGFGISDKKSFEQATSYANGAIIGSAFIRHLESGKAVKEFVESVIGH, encoded by the coding sequence ATGTTAAAAACTGATATAACCACTACTACAACAAACCGTATAGATTCTCTCTTCCAAAAAAAAACAAACGGAGTTCTGACTATTTATTTTACAGCAGGTTTTCCAAAACTAGAAGATACTCGTCGTATTTTGGTAGAACTTTCTGATGCAGGAACAGATTTGATAGAAATTGGAATGCCTTTTTCTGATCCAATTGCAGATGGAGAAACTATCCAGTACAGTAATAAAATAGCTTTAGATAATGGAATGAGCATCAAAAAGATGTTCGAACAGTTAGAAGGAATCAGAAATGAGAACGGCAAAATAAAAGAAACTCCTATTGTCTTGATGGGATATTTGAATCCTGTTTTACAGTTTGGAATAGAAGAGTTTTGTAAGAAATGTCAAGAAATAGGAATTGATGGACTTATTTTGCCAGATTTACCATTATTTGAATATGAATTGACATATAAAGCTGTTTTTGAAAAATATGGTCTGCACACTATTTTCCTTATCACTCCTCAAACTTCAGAAGAACGTATCAAAAAAATTGATGAACTAAGCAATGGTTTTGTCTATATGGTTTCTTCAAACAGCACAACAGGAAATACAACTGAAAAAAGTGCAGAAGTATCAGAAAAACAAAGTGATTATTTCAAAAAAATAAAGTCGTTACAACTCAAAAATCCAACACAAATTGGTTTTGGTATTTCGGATAAAAAATCTTTTGAGCAAGCTACTTCTTATGCGAATGGCGCAATTATAGGCTCTGCTTTTATTCGTCATTTGGAAAGTGGAAAGGCTGTTAAAGAGTTTGTAGAGTCAGTTATTGGTCATTAG
- the ccsA gene encoding cytochrome c biogenesis protein CcsA, giving the protein MNLLIGQIGHLFVIISFVTSIVAAIAYYFASQNTDLTSPKKIQEIQSWKKMARAAFGVHAFSVIGVVVVLFSIIYNHQYEYHYAWSHSSNNLPYYYMISCFWEGQEGSFLLWIFWHVCIGSIIILRSIFVKHKKENTWEAPVMMVFATVQAFLASMVLGVIVPLANLKIGSSPFILLRDAMDAPIFQSQPDYIPVDGTGLNPLLQNYWMVIHPPTLFLGFALCLVPFAFVIAGLWKKETTKWLKPTFAWALLAAAVLGVGIIMGAYWAYETLNFGGYWNWDPVENAVFIPWLVLIAGIHAMTMQQKRPSMAKLSAILMLSTFLLILYSTFLTRSGILGDSSVHSFTDLGLSGQLLIYLLFFVLGASVLFFMNWNNFPKSKAESSFYSGEFWVTLGVVVLGLSALQVLVPTSIPVYNAILDNLGIDSNVAPPADPESFYTKWQLWFSVGIAFLSATAQVFWWKRIEKSNIKDNFVIPLILTAIGTTLIIAIAQIKDASYMILVLTSVYALVSNGISIARTIKLNPKLAGGALAHIGVALMFFGILSSSGYDEIVSMNMSGLLYNKEFSDEVNRENVLLFRSEPTKMNKYTITYKGQYWDSPDFSEYVNKEDVKATAYSHKVVAKKDLLHNDKVEVKLGDTLRIFEENTYYKIDYVDTLTQETFTLFPRVQQNPQMGFVVSPDISQGIKSDLYTHLSSLPDPAEQRTWAEAEMKTLSPMDTFIVNDFVAVLDGVHRGKPLADEDYMVYAEIRILDKEETYTVKPVFQIKGNEVRGVPEIVESAGVEFTMMNINPKTEEFTFKIRTTQRDWIIMKALEKPYISLLWLGVNVMTLGILVAMWRRYTEARKVTVSKKSNSKKPKNEMELV; this is encoded by the coding sequence ATGAACTTACTAATTGGTCAGATAGGACATTTATTTGTCATCATTTCCTTTGTTACTTCCATTGTGGCTGCGATTGCCTATTATTTTGCAAGTCAAAACACAGATTTAACTTCTCCTAAAAAAATACAAGAAATACAGTCTTGGAAAAAAATGGCTCGTGCTGCTTTTGGAGTTCATGCTTTTTCTGTAATTGGTGTGGTAGTCGTTCTTTTTTCGATTATCTACAATCATCAATACGAATACCATTATGCGTGGAGTCATTCATCGAATAATTTGCCCTATTATTATATGATTTCTTGTTTTTGGGAAGGACAAGAAGGAAGTTTCCTGCTTTGGATTTTTTGGCATGTCTGTATTGGCAGTATAATTATTTTGCGTTCCATTTTTGTCAAACATAAAAAAGAAAATACGTGGGAAGCTCCTGTAATGATGGTTTTTGCAACTGTACAGGCATTTTTGGCTTCTATGGTTTTGGGTGTAATTGTTCCTTTAGCTAATCTTAAAATAGGTAGTTCTCCTTTTATTTTATTGCGTGATGCAATGGATGCCCCTATTTTTCAGTCTCAACCTGACTATATTCCTGTTGATGGAACGGGTCTAAACCCACTTTTGCAAAACTATTGGATGGTTATTCATCCGCCTACCTTATTTTTAGGTTTTGCACTTTGTCTTGTTCCTTTTGCTTTTGTAATTGCTGGTTTATGGAAAAAAGAAACAACTAAATGGCTTAAACCAACTTTTGCATGGGCATTATTAGCTGCTGCTGTTTTGGGAGTAGGTATTATAATGGGGGCTTATTGGGCGTATGAAACACTTAATTTTGGTGGATATTGGAACTGGGATCCAGTAGAAAATGCTGTTTTCATTCCTTGGCTGGTGCTGATTGCAGGAATACATGCCATGACGATGCAGCAAAAACGCCCTTCGATGGCAAAACTTTCTGCTATATTGATGCTTTCAACTTTTCTTCTGATTTTATATTCTACTTTTCTTACTCGTAGTGGAATTTTGGGAGATAGTTCGGTTCACTCATTTACTGATTTAGGACTTTCAGGACAACTTCTGATTTATCTTTTATTCTTTGTTTTGGGAGCTAGTGTTTTATTCTTTATGAATTGGAATAATTTTCCAAAGTCAAAAGCAGAATCTAGCTTTTATTCAGGCGAATTTTGGGTTACTCTTGGTGTAGTGGTTTTAGGACTTTCGGCTTTACAAGTTTTAGTTCCAACTTCAATTCCTGTTTATAATGCTATTTTGGATAATTTAGGAATAGATTCAAATGTTGCTCCTCCAGCTGACCCAGAAAGTTTTTATACAAAATGGCAACTTTGGTTTAGTGTCGGAATTGCTTTTCTTTCTGCAACAGCACAAGTATTTTGGTGGAAAAGAATTGAAAAATCAAATATCAAAGATAATTTTGTTATTCCTCTTATTCTGACTGCCATTGGAACGACACTAATTATTGCAATCGCTCAAATAAAAGATGCTTCTTATATGATTTTGGTTCTGACTTCGGTCTATGCGCTTGTCAGTAATGGAATTTCTATTGCAAGAACAATAAAACTGAATCCAAAATTAGCAGGTGGTGCATTGGCGCATATTGGTGTTGCACTTATGTTTTTTGGTATTTTGTCTTCTTCGGGATATGATGAAATTGTATCTATGAACATGTCAGGACTTTTATACAATAAAGAATTTTCTGATGAGGTAAACCGAGAAAATGTTTTACTTTTCCGTAGTGAACCTACCAAAATGAATAAATATACTATTACCTACAAAGGTCAATATTGGGATTCTCCAGATTTTTCAGAGTACGTAAATAAAGAAGATGTAAAAGCAACAGCCTATTCCCATAAAGTAGTAGCTAAAAAAGATTTGTTGCATAATGATAAAGTAGAAGTAAAATTAGGAGACACACTCCGAATTTTTGAAGAAAATACGTATTACAAAATTGATTATGTAGATACGCTTACACAAGAAACTTTTACACTTTTTCCTCGTGTTCAGCAGAATCCTCAAATGGGTTTTGTGGTAAGTCCAGATATTTCGCAAGGCATTAAAAGTGACCTTTATACGCACCTTAGTAGTCTTCCAGATCCAGCTGAACAAAGAACATGGGCAGAAGCTGAAATGAAAACTTTATCTCCTATGGATACATTCATCGTAAATGATTTTGTGGCAGTTTTGGATGGAGTGCATCGTGGAAAACCTTTAGCTGATGAAGATTATATGGTGTATGCCGAAATCAGGATTTTGGACAAAGAAGAAACCTATACTGTAAAACCTGTTTTTCAGATAAAAGGAAATGAAGTGCGGGGTGTTCCCGAAATTGTAGAATCAGCAGGTGTAGAATTTACAATGATGAACATCAATCCAAAAACAGAAGAATTTACCTTTAAAATCCGAACCACTCAAAGGGATTGGATAATCATGAAAGCCTTAGAAAAACCTTATATTAGTTTGCTTTGGCTGGGTGTAAATGTAATGACTTTAGGTATTTTGGTGGCAATGTGGAGAAGATATACAGAAGCAAGAAAAGTAACTGTTTCTAAAAAATCAAATTCGAAGAAGCCAAAAAATGAAATGGAATTGGTTTAG
- a CDS encoding S41 family peptidase, which yields MKIIITIIYLFTLSFSSFAQAQVDKEKARKDLQQIIGDISTDYVYLNDKNIDLECVKRFYNKQIDSSKNKTDIVLLFENLLNEFYDSHLILNTNTNSSFRLYSPIYAIFEKEKAVITNVWQTELENLESNIIGYEILKINGRSIQENIERFPTHCQNKNLPQVREWILNKLLAGQYDKPRILTLKTKNNAVIELDLDKLKLKQHNELISSKKVNNIGIIEIHNSLGANNLIAKFDSVLNSLMNTEGLIIDLRNTVDGGNSYVARAIMGRFINESLPYQVHTVEEKYDNNPKVDRKWIEYVNPRAEQYKKPLVILVGRWTGSMGEGVSIGFDAMKRGKIVGSEMERLAGEMYYYPFENQSFGYRLSTAKLLHVNGTPREKYIPKHYIRQTTTQKDEVLQKGLDLIEN from the coding sequence ATGAAAATTATAATTACTATCATTTATCTTTTTACACTCTCATTTTCTAGTTTTGCCCAAGCTCAAGTAGATAAAGAAAAAGCAAGAAAAGACTTACAACAAATTATAGGTGATATTTCTACTGATTATGTTTACTTAAACGATAAAAATATAGATTTAGAGTGTGTCAAGAGATTTTATAATAAGCAGATTGATAGTAGTAAAAACAAAACAGATATAGTTTTATTGTTCGAAAATCTTTTGAACGAGTTTTATGATAGTCATCTTATTCTGAATACCAATACTAACTCTTCTTTTCGATTATATTCACCTATTTATGCTATTTTCGAAAAAGAAAAAGCAGTTATTACAAATGTATGGCAAACTGAATTAGAAAACTTAGAAAGTAATATTATTGGGTATGAAATACTGAAAATTAATGGTAGAAGTATACAAGAAAATATCGAAAGATTTCCTACACATTGTCAAAATAAAAACTTGCCTCAAGTAAGAGAATGGATACTTAATAAACTATTAGCTGGACAATATGATAAGCCTAGAATACTTACTCTAAAAACAAAAAATAATGCTGTAATAGAACTTGATTTAGATAAGCTCAAATTGAAACAACACAACGAGTTGATAAGTAGTAAAAAAGTAAATAATATTGGAATTATAGAAATACATAATTCGCTGGGTGCTAATAATCTTATTGCCAAATTTGATAGTGTATTGAATAGTTTGATGAATACAGAAGGATTAATAATTGATTTGAGAAACACAGTAGATGGAGGCAATTCGTATGTAGCTCGTGCAATTATGGGACGGTTTATTAATGAATCTTTGCCTTATCAAGTTCATACAGTAGAAGAAAAATATGATAATAATCCGAAAGTGGATAGAAAATGGATAGAATATGTAAATCCTAGAGCAGAACAGTATAAAAAGCCTTTAGTAATTTTGGTTGGTAGATGGACAGGGAGTATGGGCGAAGGAGTAAGTATTGGCTTTGATGCTATGAAACGAGGAAAAATTGTAGGCTCAGAAATGGAACGTTTGGCAGGAGAAATGTATTATTATCCTTTCGAAAATCAAAGTTTTGGATATAGATTGTCAACAGCAAAATTGCTTCATGTAAATGGCACTCCAAGAGAAAAATATATTCCAAAACATTATATAAGACAAACTACTACACAAAAAGATGAAGTACTTCAAAAAGGACTAGATTTGATTGAAAATTAG
- a CDS encoding DUF3127 domain-containing protein — protein MPSFETEGTLIKIFPTSVKSERFQLREFVLNIEEGNYPQEIIFQFTQDDCDRLDKFKEGEKVKVSSWVRGKKWQRSPQDEPRWFNSLAARSIDHSDPMMNDMNQDTGSNDNPFAGDIPPPTEDTSSSMGDDDLPF, from the coding sequence ATGCCATCATTCGAAACAGAAGGAACACTCATAAAAATATTTCCTACTAGCGTAAAATCCGAACGCTTTCAATTAAGAGAATTTGTACTCAATATAGAAGAGGGAAACTACCCACAAGAAATTATTTTTCAATTTACACAAGATGATTGTGATAGATTAGACAAATTTAAAGAAGGAGAAAAAGTAAAAGTAAGTAGTTGGGTACGGGGCAAAAAATGGCAACGTTCGCCTCAAGACGAACCTCGTTGGTTTAATAGTTTGGCTGCTCGTTCAATTGATCATTCTGATCCAATGATGAATGATATGAACCAAGATACAGGTAGTAATGATAATCCTTTTGCTGGCGATATTCCACCTCCAACCGAAGATACTTCTTCATCAATGGGAGATGATGATTTGCCATTCTAA
- the pheS gene encoding phenylalanine--tRNA ligase subunit alpha: MLQEKVNSLLSEVENFEIQSVEQLETFRLDFISRNSKLSSLFDEFKTVPAEEKRTLGQKINVLKQAAESKFRTKKQEIEDAQDANTGTDLDITLPSAYEPLGSLHPVSQVRDEIIQIFERIGFNLSEGPEIELDWYNFTALNFPENHPAREMQDTFFIEKDPDILLRTHTSPVQVRVMKNQAPPIRTLSVGRVFRNETISSRSHCMFHQIEGLYVNEGVSFAQLKQTLLYFAKEFFGQHAKIRVRPSYFPFTEPSAEVDVYLGTKTESDYRLTKGTGWLEILGCGMVHPNVLENVNIDSKKYNGFAFGMGIERIALLRYDIPDIRMLFENEMRFLRQF, translated from the coding sequence ATGTTACAAGAAAAAGTAAATTCACTACTTTCGGAAGTAGAAAATTTTGAAATTCAAAGTGTAGAGCAGTTAGAAACCTTTCGTTTAGATTTTATTAGTCGAAACAGTAAACTTTCTTCGCTTTTTGATGAATTTAAGACTGTTCCTGCTGAAGAAAAACGTACTTTAGGACAAAAAATAAATGTCTTAAAACAAGCTGCCGAATCAAAATTCCGTACCAAAAAACAGGAAATTGAAGATGCACAAGATGCCAACACAGGCACAGATTTAGATATTACCTTGCCTTCTGCTTACGAGCCTTTGGGAAGTTTGCACCCAGTTTCACAAGTTCGTGATGAGATTATTCAGATTTTTGAAAGAATTGGTTTTAATCTTTCTGAAGGACCCGAAATAGAATTGGATTGGTACAACTTTACAGCTCTTAATTTCCCTGAAAATCATCCTGCTAGAGAAATGCAAGATACTTTTTTCATTGAAAAAGACCCTGATATTTTGCTCAGAACACATACTTCGCCAGTACAAGTACGTGTCATGAAAAACCAAGCACCACCTATCCGAACTTTATCGGTTGGGCGAGTTTTTCGTAATGAAACTATTTCTTCTCGTTCGCATTGTATGTTTCATCAGATTGAAGGTTTGTATGTCAATGAAGGCGTTAGTTTTGCACAATTGAAGCAAACACTTCTTTATTTTGCAAAAGAATTTTTTGGACAACATGCCAAAATTCGTGTTCGTCCTTCTTATTTTCCATTTACTGAACCAAGTGCAGAAGTTGATGTTTATTTAGGAACAAAAACAGAATCAGATTATCGACTTACAAAAGGAACAGGCTGGTTAGAAATTTTGGGTTGTGGAATGGTTCATCCCAACGTTTTAGAAAATGTAAATATTGATTCTAAAAAATATAATGGTTTTGCTTTCGGAATGGGAATTGAAAGAATTGCCCTTTTGCGTTATGATATTCCAGATATTAGAATGCTCTTCGAAAATGAAATGCGTTTTTTAAGACAATTCTAA
- a CDS encoding NADPH-dependent FMN reductase, which yields MKKKKKVFIIIGSASDNSTNQKLIENFVNSTKDDLDCLVYNELKLLPHFDPLLSSQNSPKEIVEFREKIQNADAIVICTPEYIFSIPSGLKNAIEWCVSTTVFSNKPTGLITASASGQKAHEELQLIMKTVMAKFTDDTVLLIEGIKGKINEQGKITDSKTSEDLTLFINQFKNLLNTIS from the coding sequence ATGAAAAAAAAGAAAAAAGTATTTATAATTATAGGAAGTGCAAGCGATAATTCTACCAATCAAAAATTAATTGAAAATTTTGTCAATAGTACAAAAGATGACTTAGATTGTCTTGTTTATAATGAATTAAAGTTACTTCCACATTTTGATCCACTACTTTCTTCTCAAAATTCTCCAAAAGAAATAGTAGAGTTTAGAGAAAAGATACAAAATGCAGATGCAATAGTAATTTGTACTCCTGAATATATTTTTAGTATTCCAAGTGGGTTAAAAAATGCCATTGAATGGTGTGTTTCAACTACAGTTTTTTCAAATAAGCCTACTGGACTAATCACAGCTTCTGCAAGTGGACAAAAAGCACATGAAGAATTACAATTAATTATGAAGACAGTAATGGCAAAATTTACAGATGATACTGTTTTATTAATTGAAGGAATAAAAGGGAAAATCAATGAGCAAGGAAAAATTACTGATTCAAAAACAAGTGAAGATTTGACACTATTTATCAATCAGTTCAAAAATTTATTAAATACAATTTCTTAA
- a CDS encoding DUF983 domain-containing protein, which translates to MENELSKSQAILQCKCPRCRKGEIFENSAFSLNFAKTHTNCPVCNLKYERILGFFWSAMYVSYAFTVAHMITLMVAINVLTDERPALWVFFAAIIGSFVFFVPVYFRYSRVIVLYFLGGIKYNPNPKVWEEQGE; encoded by the coding sequence ATGGAAAACGAACTCTCAAAATCTCAAGCAATCCTTCAATGTAAATGTCCTAGATGTAGAAAAGGAGAAATTTTTGAAAATTCTGCTTTTAGTCTAAACTTTGCTAAAACACACACAAATTGTCCTGTTTGTAACCTTAAGTATGAACGAATATTAGGCTTTTTTTGGAGTGCTATGTATGTGAGTTATGCCTTCACCGTAGCCCATATGATTACACTTATGGTAGCTATTAATGTGCTGACAGATGAACGTCCTGCTTTATGGGTCTTTTTTGCAGCTATTATAGGAAGTTTTGTGTTTTTCGTTCCTGTTTATTTCAGATATTCAAGAGTAATTGTTTTGTATTTTCTAGGAGGTATAAAATATAATCCTAATCCTAAAGTTTGGGAAGAGCAGGGAGAATAA
- a CDS encoding DUF4328 domain-containing protein — translation METQILDNNDFGNKKEESMRNNIDRANYTIYAYSFIFILSIIVLIINVYSISSPSNADSVLFIKDIILGFNLLVFVVAFILFLMWFRRAYKNIQIIGYETKHTDGWAVGGFFLPFKGLYYPYNIMTEIWQKMKLTAEGNGIKHYLKGGIHGWWWFFWLMSFIGYYFSFKMEMRGELENFTTVIPTFGDVFLNIIDVLDALFTVLVVKSLRDTEKELREHGGF, via the coding sequence ATGGAAACTCAAATCCTTGATAATAATGATTTTGGCAACAAAAAAGAAGAGTCAATGCGTAATAACATTGATAGAGCAAATTATACCATTTATGCATATAGTTTTATTTTTATTTTAAGTATTATTGTATTAATAATAAATGTTTATTCTATTAGTAGTCCTTCAAATGCCGATTCGGTACTATTTATTAAAGATATTATACTGGGTTTTAATTTATTAGTATTTGTTGTAGCTTTTATTTTGTTTTTAATGTGGTTTAGAAGAGCGTATAAAAATATTCAAATTATAGGTTATGAAACCAAACATACAGATGGTTGGGCAGTAGGAGGTTTTTTTCTTCCTTTCAAAGGGTTATATTATCCCTACAACATAATGACAGAGATATGGCAAAAGATGAAACTTACAGCAGAAGGAAATGGAATAAAACATTATTTAAAAGGAGGAATACATGGTTGGTGGTGGTTCTTTTGGTTAATGAGTTTTATTGGCTATTATTTTTCTTTTAAAATGGAAATGAGAGGAGAACTTGAAAATTTTACTACTGTTATACCTACGTTTGGAGATGTGTTTTTGAATATAATAGATGTTCTTGATGCTTTATTTACTGTCTTGGTGGTAAAGAGTCTGAGAGATACAGAAAAAGAACTAAGAGAACATGGAGGTTTTTAG
- a CDS encoding acetyl-CoA carboxylase biotin carboxyl carrier protein subunit: MQITTKSTTYQVRKEKNTSAKTESLFLNDNLIEADIQRISEREFHILRNNISYRVEVLKSDYEAKEFEIRINGNIHTLTAKDRMDLLLESLGMENAASTKVSDLKAPMPGLVLDILIEEGATTEKGTPLMILEAMKMENVLKATGEGKIKSIAVNKGQNVEKGAVLIEFE; encoded by the coding sequence ATGCAAATCACAACCAAATCAACTACATATCAAGTTAGAAAAGAAAAAAATACTTCTGCCAAAACAGAATCTCTTTTCTTAAATGATAATTTAATAGAAGCAGATATTCAACGTATTTCTGAAAGAGAGTTTCATATCTTGAGAAATAATATATCATATAGAGTGGAAGTATTGAAATCTGATTATGAAGCTAAAGAATTTGAAATCCGTATCAATGGAAATATTCATACGCTGACAGCAAAAGACAGAATGGATTTGCTTTTGGAGAGCTTAGGAATGGAAAATGCAGCTTCTACAAAAGTAAGTGACTTAAAAGCCCCTATGCCTGGACTCGTTTTGGATATTTTGATAGAAGAAGGTGCAACTACCGAAAAAGGAACTCCTCTAATGATTTTGGAAGCCATGAAAATGGAAAATGTTTTGAAAGCAACAGGAGAAGGAAAAATAAAAAGTATTGCTGTAAATAAAGGTCAAAACGTAGAAAAAGGAGCTGTTTTGATAGAATTTGAATAA
- a CDS encoding RNA-binding protein, which translates to MNLYVSNLPYSISEEELEAVFSELGVVTSTKIITDRETHRSRGFGFVEMESEEDGEAAVEELNGIELKGREIQVKKAIPRENRGGGNFGGGRPSRDY; encoded by the coding sequence ATGAATCTTTACGTATCAAATTTGCCTTATTCTATCTCAGAGGAAGAATTAGAGGCAGTATTTTCAGAGCTTGGTGTAGTTACATCAACAAAAATTATCACAGACCGTGAAACACATCGTTCAAGAGGTTTTGGTTTCGTTGAAATGGAATCAGAAGAAGATGGCGAAGCAGCTGTTGAAGAATTGAACGGTATCGAACTTAAAGGTCGTGAGATCCAAGTAAAAAAAGCCATTCCTAGAGAAAACAGAGGTGGCGGAAACTTCGGTGGTGGACGTCCATCACGTGATTACTAA
- a CDS encoding 3-hydroxyanthranilate 3,4-dioxygenase: MKKPFNLQKWIDDNRHLLKPPVGNQQVYLDNEDYIVMVVGGPNSRKDYHYNESEELFYQLEGNIVVKIIEDGKFVDVPIGAGEMFLLPAKIPHSPQRTEGSIGLVIERYRREGEEDGFMWYCENCGNKLYEERFELTDIVEQLPKVMQTFYNSEELRTCNNCQGVMQPPQKSK, encoded by the coding sequence ATGAAAAAACCTTTTAACCTTCAAAAATGGATCGATGATAATCGTCATCTTTTAAAACCACCAGTTGGCAATCAGCAAGTATATTTGGATAATGAAGATTATATTGTAATGGTTGTTGGAGGACCAAATAGTCGAAAAGATTATCATTATAATGAAAGTGAAGAACTTTTTTATCAACTAGAGGGAAATATTGTTGTCAAGATTATCGAAGACGGAAAATTTGTTGATGTACCTATTGGTGCAGGCGAAATGTTTTTATTACCTGCTAAAATTCCTCACTCTCCACAGCGTACTGAAGGTTCTATTGGGCTTGTCATTGAGCGTTATAGAAGAGAAGGAGAAGAAGATGGCTTTATGTGGTATTGCGAAAACTGTGGAAACAAACTGTATGAAGAGCGTTTTGAACTAACTGATATTGTGGAACAATTGCCTAAAGTAATGCAAACTTTTTATAATTCAGAAGAATTACGAACCTGCAATAATTGCCAAGGAGTTATGCAACCTCCTCAAAAATCGAAATAA